The Doryrhamphus excisus isolate RoL2022-K1 chromosome 18, RoL_Dexc_1.0, whole genome shotgun sequence genome contains a region encoding:
- the gli1 gene encoding zinc finger protein GLI1 isoform X2, with the protein MPVDMQPHQGLYQYETSPSQPSRGLLSADQSPYSDVPSLRAPHLNGPPQDCRAMYNPMTPSMGHGSGPGPGQSIGHCLDQYMRPHQGNSTPYCNQNNMMSSHHNFNSDQMSSGDGSRFSTPRSMLKLSKKRALSISPLSDPSVDLQTVIRTSPNSLVAFVNARCTPNGASSYGHLSVSAMSPSLSYSGNMNCHSRPQGSLYGGGGVTPLGSHTTAACQASRLPPHNPRLHVPPKQGQLKTEPGLVGVIDGINVKSLEERSEGDVASPSSTGTQDPLLGLLDGRDDLDREDGKPEPEAVYETNCRWESCNKEFDTQDQLVHHINNEHIHGEKKEFVCHWQECSREQRPFKAQYMLVVHMRRHTGEKPHKCTFEGCNKAYSRLENLKTHLRSHTGEKPYVCEHEGCNKAFSNASDRAKHQNRTHSNEKPYVCKIPGCTKRYTDPSSLRKHVKTVHGPEAHITKKHRGDTGPRLSGSALTPGGTGTELLLEKEEKHREDCKLMAPDIALKSQPSPGGQSSCSSERSPLGSTNNNDSGVEMNLNAAGSLEDLTALEDGVAPAAGGGEGLGSAGGTMGMSAQALKRLENLKIDKLKQIRRPNPPSRCLPNKLPALPCSADTMGMCASSSLLSNRRVMELSNHDMGGGTSVTANASDRRGSGTSSLSSAYTVSRRSSMVSPYLSSRRSSDVSQLGGAASGGGHLLAQDQSAGDPLSPETSRRGGPCPGSGGGALPGLSTLTPAQQYSLKAKYAAATGGPPPTPLPGMEQPLTPGRRGGIMSDYQGQPLPPFIQQSGPRRHSANTEYGTGVIYPHQAPGNNNRRASDPVRSAMDPQAPPKRFNSLNNVSMMGRRNALQHQDHRTASVSRHIYSPRPPSITENVMMEAMGMEPQLPPLDARNQSMMIPPGEGGFMGYQQQIHGGVGGPLSNQLSLSHDAVGGPDQNYMKGHYQTQGGDVASRVGVNPRSVHPDRNNTLLQQAEYGMSNCQLSPSGHHYPPLEQGGGAAQWNDGHNQVQNSLQQYSDPSMQPQQVHFSNQTGLYEGTHKLTIKPEQQFHPGMGGGDACQSAKLQQQRLLLQQGYPQQTGRAMMRNSSCDFQGQNQNSFSSGGGLSLGCAGTALAEGQRSETPMMQVKEMMVRNYVESQQALMWEQQQEQQQSRIKAPSISDMTGQAAMMQHSPQHQNQNLYPNQQYAAYPKQNMVMSPPAPSRGPNSATPKEQQMMGLQDSCYGQEVVVPRPPQGRKPLSRQNSMSQVGGGYMGSPQQLSPAHSNSSPRRGVRLPPVQQPQHEMFSPSNNNIYYSAHIHMDTQNGPCLPQQHNLGSTLDPPTGTKPAPLASYSESVPIPNALENLDLDNARIDFTSIIDDAEPSPFSPLNHPIQGQPRSSSQASSRLTTPQTSVSLSNMAVGDMTSMLTSLAGENKYLNTLS; encoded by the exons AGG CCTCCTGTCTGCAGACCAGTCCCCCTACAGTGACGTGCCCTCTTTGCGTGCACCGCACCTCAACGGCCCTCCCCAGGATTGCAGAGCCATGTACAACCCTATGACTCCCAGCATGGGTCATGGATCAGGACCAGGACCGGGACAGAGCATCGGCCACTGCTTGGATCAGTATATGAGGCCCCACCAAG GAAACAGCACCCCCTACTGTAACCAGAACAACATGATGTCCTCGCATCACAACTTCAACTCAGATCAGATGAGCTCAGGTGAcg GCTCGAGGTTCTCCACGCCGCGTTCCATGCTGAAGCTGAGTAAAAAGAGAGCGTTGTCCATTTCTCCGCTGTCTGATCCCAGCGTGGACCTGCAGACGGTCATCAGAACATCTCCAAACTCCCTGGTGGCCTTTGTCAACGCCCGCTGCACGCCAAATGGGGCCAGCTCCTACGGCCATCTGTCTGTCAGCGCCATGAG TCCATCACTGAGTTACTCCGGCAACATGAACTGCCACTCCAGGCCACAGGGATCCCTCTACGGGGGAGGTGGGGTGACACCTCTGGGGTCACACACCACAGCCGCATGCCAGGCGTCCCGGTTACCCCCCCACAATCCTCGTCTCCATGTTCCACCCAAGCAAGGACAG CTGAAGACTGAGCCTGGGCTTGTGGGGGTGATAGATGGCATCAATGTGAAGAGTCTGGAGGAGAGGTCAGAAGGAGATGTAGCCAGCCCTTCCTCTACTGGTACTCAG GACCCCCTTTTGGGTCTCCTGGACGGCAGGGATGACTTGGACAGGGAGGACGGAAAACCTGAACCTGAGGCCGTCTATGAAACCAACTGCCGCTGGGAGAGCTGCAACAAGGAATTTGACACGCAAGACCAACTCGTTCAT CACATTAACAACGAGCACATCCACGGCGAGAAGAAGGAGTTTGTCTGCCACTGGCAAGAGTGTTCTCGTGAGCAGCGGCCATTTAAAGCCCAGTACATGCTGGTGGTTCACATGCGCaggcacacgggagagaaaccacACAAGTGCACT TTTGAAGGCTGCAATAAGGCGTACTCTCGTCTGGAGAACCTGAAGACCCACCTACGCTCTCatactggagagaaaccatacGTGTGTGAACATGAGGGCTGCAACAAAGCCTTTTCCAACGCTTCGGACCGGGCCAAGCACCAGAACCGAACCCATTCCAATGAG AAACCGTATGTCTGCAAGATCCCCGGTTGCACCAAGCGCTACACTGACCCAAGCTCGCTACGGAAGCACGTGAAGACTGTGCATGGACCTGAGGCCCACATTACTAAGAAGCATAGAGGGGACACAGGCCCACGGCTGTCAGGCTCAGCTTTGACCCCCGGAGGAACCGGTACTGAATTACTGCTGGAGAAAGAGGAGAAGCACCGAGAGGACTGCAAACTTATGGCTCCTGATATTGCTCTG AAATCCCAGCCAAGCCCTGGCGGTCAGTCGTCCTGCAGCAGCGAACGCTCCCCACTGGGCAGCACCAACAACAATGACAGTGGGGTGGAGATGAACCTGAACGCGGCCGGCAGCCTGGAAGATCTCACAGCTCTGGAGGATGGAGTCGCACCCGCAGCAGGTGGAGGCGAAGGGCTAGGAAGCGCGGGGGGAACGATGGGGATGTCGGCTCAGGCCCTGAAGAGACTGGAGAACCTGAAAATTGACAAGCTGAAGCAAATCCGAAGGCCGAATCCCCCCAGCCGTTGTCTTCCCAACAAGCTTCCCGCACTCCCGT GTTCAGCTGATACGATGGGAATGTGTGCATCTTCTTCACTCCTATCAAATCGCCGTGTTATGGAGCTATCCAACCACGACATGGGAGGCGGGACTTCAGTTACCGCCAATGCGAGTGACAGAAGAGGAAGTGGGACCAGCAGCCTTAGCTCCGCTTACACAGTCAGCCGTCGTTCCTCTATGGTGTCCCCCTACTTGTCCAGTCGGCGTTCCAGTGATGTTTCCCAGTTGGGTGGAGCAGCAAGCGGAGGGGGACACCTTTTGGCCCAAGATCAGAGCGCAGGTGATCCCCTTTCTCCTGAGACCAGTCGGCGAGGAGGTCCCTGTCCGGGAAGTGGAGGAGGAGCGTTGCCAGGTCTTTCTACTCTAACACCCGCCCAGCAGTACAGTCTAAAGGCCAAGTATGCTGCAGCGACTGGTGGTCCTCCGCCTACTCCCTTACCTGGCATGGAGCAGCCACTCACTCCAGGGAGAAGAGGAGGTATCATGAGCGACTACCAGGGGCAACCGCTTCCTCCTTTCATTCAGCAAAGCGGTCCACGTCGGCATAGTGCCAACACGGAGTACGGCACTGGTGTCATCTACCCGCACCAAGCTCCTGGCAACAACAACAGGAGAGCCAGCGATCCGGTGCGATCGGCAATGGATCCACAAGCCCCCCCAAAACGTTTCAACAGTCTCAATAACGTATCCATGATGGGGCGAAGAAATGCTCTGCAACATCAGGACCACCGCACCGCTAGCGTGTCTCGCCACATTTATTCCCCTCGACCACCCAGCATTACAGAAAATGTAATGATGGAGGCCATGGGTATGGAGCCTCAGCTGCCCCCTTTAGATGCCAGAAACCAGTCCATGATGATCCCacctggggagggggggttcatGGGATACCAGCAGCAGATTCATGGAGGAGTGGGAGGACCTCTTTCAAATCAGCTCTCTTTAAGCCATGACGCTGTGGGCGGTCCAGACCAAAATTACATGAAGGGGCACTACCAGACCCAAGGAGGGGATGTCGCCTCCAGGGTTGGTGTGAATCCAAGATCTGTTCACCCGGACAGGAATAATACGCTTCTTCAGCAGGCTGAATACGGCATGAGCAACTGCCAGCTCAGCCCCTCGGGCCACCATTACCCACCCTTAGAACAAGGGGGCGGGGCCGCCCAGTGGAACGATGGCCACAATCAGGTCCAAAATTCTCTCCAGCAGTACTCAGATCCTAGCATGCAACCTCAGCAAGTCCACTTCAGTAATCAAACAGGTCTTTACGAGGGGACCCATAAACTCACAATCAAACCCGAGCAACAGTTCCACCCCGGCATGGGGGGCGGGGATGCATGTCAGAGTGCGAAACTACAACAACAACGACTCCTTCTCCAGCAGGGTTACCCCCAACAGACGGGCCGGGCTATGATGAGGAACTCCAGCTGCGACTTTCAAGGACAGAACCAAAACTCCTTTTCCAGTGGTGGAGGACTGAGTTTGGGTTGTGCTGGTACTGCTCTGGCTGAGGGGCAGAGGTCAGAAACCCCCATGATGCAGGTCAAGGAGATGATGGTGAGGAACTACGTGGAGTCCCAGCAAGCGCTCATGTGGGAGCAACAACAAGAACAGCAGCAGAGTAGAATAAAAGCACCTTCAATTTCGGACATGACTGGCCAGGCAGCCATGATGCAACACAGTCCTCAGCACCAAAACCAGAATCTTTACCCCAACCAGCAATACGCTGCCTACCCCAAACAGAACATGGTCATGAGCCCACCGGCCCCCAGTCGAGGACCcaattcagctacaccaaaagaACAGCAGATGATGGGGCTCCAAGATTCCTGCTATGGTCAGGAAGTGGTTGTCCCCAgaccccctcaaggacggaaaCCCCTCAGTCGCCAGAACAGTATGTCACAAGTAGGAGGCGGGTACATGGGAAGTCCACAGCAGCTTAGCCCTGCCCATTCCAATTCCAGCCCCAGAAGAGGGGTCCGGCTGCCTCCAGTCCAGCAACCACAACATGAAATGTTCTCCCCTTCTAATAACAACATCTACTACTCCGCCCACATCCACATGGATACCCAGAATGGACCCTGTCTCCCTCAGCAACACAACTTGGGCTCCACTCTAGACCCACCAACTGGCACAAAGCCTGCCCCCTTGGCTTCCTATTCAGAATCCGTCCCCATTCCCAACGCCTTAGAAAACCTGGACCTGGACAACGCTCGCATAGACTTTACCTCCATTATTGATGATGCCGAGCCCTCGCCGTTCAGTCCGCTCAACCATCCCATTCAGGGTCAGCCGCGATCTTCCTCCCAGGCGTCATCCCGTCTCACAACTCCGCAGACATCGGTCAGCTTGTCCAACATGGCAGTGGGTGACATGACGTCCATGTTGACCTCGTTGGCTGGGGAAAATAAGTACCTGAACACTTTATCGTAG
- the gli1 gene encoding zinc finger protein GLI1 isoform X1 produces the protein MPVDMQPHQGLYQYETSPSQPSRGLLSADQSPYSDVPSLRAPHLNGPPQDCRAMYNPMTPSMGHGSGPGPGQSIGHCLDQYMRPHQGPIPLGMMGHRNIEGNSTPYCNQNNMMSSHHNFNSDQMSSGDGSRFSTPRSMLKLSKKRALSISPLSDPSVDLQTVIRTSPNSLVAFVNARCTPNGASSYGHLSVSAMSPSLSYSGNMNCHSRPQGSLYGGGGVTPLGSHTTAACQASRLPPHNPRLHVPPKQGQLKTEPGLVGVIDGINVKSLEERSEGDVASPSSTGTQDPLLGLLDGRDDLDREDGKPEPEAVYETNCRWESCNKEFDTQDQLVHHINNEHIHGEKKEFVCHWQECSREQRPFKAQYMLVVHMRRHTGEKPHKCTFEGCNKAYSRLENLKTHLRSHTGEKPYVCEHEGCNKAFSNASDRAKHQNRTHSNEKPYVCKIPGCTKRYTDPSSLRKHVKTVHGPEAHITKKHRGDTGPRLSGSALTPGGTGTELLLEKEEKHREDCKLMAPDIALKSQPSPGGQSSCSSERSPLGSTNNNDSGVEMNLNAAGSLEDLTALEDGVAPAAGGGEGLGSAGGTMGMSAQALKRLENLKIDKLKQIRRPNPPSRCLPNKLPALPCSADTMGMCASSSLLSNRRVMELSNHDMGGGTSVTANASDRRGSGTSSLSSAYTVSRRSSMVSPYLSSRRSSDVSQLGGAASGGGHLLAQDQSAGDPLSPETSRRGGPCPGSGGGALPGLSTLTPAQQYSLKAKYAAATGGPPPTPLPGMEQPLTPGRRGGIMSDYQGQPLPPFIQQSGPRRHSANTEYGTGVIYPHQAPGNNNRRASDPVRSAMDPQAPPKRFNSLNNVSMMGRRNALQHQDHRTASVSRHIYSPRPPSITENVMMEAMGMEPQLPPLDARNQSMMIPPGEGGFMGYQQQIHGGVGGPLSNQLSLSHDAVGGPDQNYMKGHYQTQGGDVASRVGVNPRSVHPDRNNTLLQQAEYGMSNCQLSPSGHHYPPLEQGGGAAQWNDGHNQVQNSLQQYSDPSMQPQQVHFSNQTGLYEGTHKLTIKPEQQFHPGMGGGDACQSAKLQQQRLLLQQGYPQQTGRAMMRNSSCDFQGQNQNSFSSGGGLSLGCAGTALAEGQRSETPMMQVKEMMVRNYVESQQALMWEQQQEQQQSRIKAPSISDMTGQAAMMQHSPQHQNQNLYPNQQYAAYPKQNMVMSPPAPSRGPNSATPKEQQMMGLQDSCYGQEVVVPRPPQGRKPLSRQNSMSQVGGGYMGSPQQLSPAHSNSSPRRGVRLPPVQQPQHEMFSPSNNNIYYSAHIHMDTQNGPCLPQQHNLGSTLDPPTGTKPAPLASYSESVPIPNALENLDLDNARIDFTSIIDDAEPSPFSPLNHPIQGQPRSSSQASSRLTTPQTSVSLSNMAVGDMTSMLTSLAGENKYLNTLS, from the exons AGG CCTCCTGTCTGCAGACCAGTCCCCCTACAGTGACGTGCCCTCTTTGCGTGCACCGCACCTCAACGGCCCTCCCCAGGATTGCAGAGCCATGTACAACCCTATGACTCCCAGCATGGGTCATGGATCAGGACCAGGACCGGGACAGAGCATCGGCCACTGCTTGGATCAGTATATGAGGCCCCACCAAGGTCCGATTCCACTTGGCATGATGGGCCACAGGAACATAGAAG GAAACAGCACCCCCTACTGTAACCAGAACAACATGATGTCCTCGCATCACAACTTCAACTCAGATCAGATGAGCTCAGGTGAcg GCTCGAGGTTCTCCACGCCGCGTTCCATGCTGAAGCTGAGTAAAAAGAGAGCGTTGTCCATTTCTCCGCTGTCTGATCCCAGCGTGGACCTGCAGACGGTCATCAGAACATCTCCAAACTCCCTGGTGGCCTTTGTCAACGCCCGCTGCACGCCAAATGGGGCCAGCTCCTACGGCCATCTGTCTGTCAGCGCCATGAG TCCATCACTGAGTTACTCCGGCAACATGAACTGCCACTCCAGGCCACAGGGATCCCTCTACGGGGGAGGTGGGGTGACACCTCTGGGGTCACACACCACAGCCGCATGCCAGGCGTCCCGGTTACCCCCCCACAATCCTCGTCTCCATGTTCCACCCAAGCAAGGACAG CTGAAGACTGAGCCTGGGCTTGTGGGGGTGATAGATGGCATCAATGTGAAGAGTCTGGAGGAGAGGTCAGAAGGAGATGTAGCCAGCCCTTCCTCTACTGGTACTCAG GACCCCCTTTTGGGTCTCCTGGACGGCAGGGATGACTTGGACAGGGAGGACGGAAAACCTGAACCTGAGGCCGTCTATGAAACCAACTGCCGCTGGGAGAGCTGCAACAAGGAATTTGACACGCAAGACCAACTCGTTCAT CACATTAACAACGAGCACATCCACGGCGAGAAGAAGGAGTTTGTCTGCCACTGGCAAGAGTGTTCTCGTGAGCAGCGGCCATTTAAAGCCCAGTACATGCTGGTGGTTCACATGCGCaggcacacgggagagaaaccacACAAGTGCACT TTTGAAGGCTGCAATAAGGCGTACTCTCGTCTGGAGAACCTGAAGACCCACCTACGCTCTCatactggagagaaaccatacGTGTGTGAACATGAGGGCTGCAACAAAGCCTTTTCCAACGCTTCGGACCGGGCCAAGCACCAGAACCGAACCCATTCCAATGAG AAACCGTATGTCTGCAAGATCCCCGGTTGCACCAAGCGCTACACTGACCCAAGCTCGCTACGGAAGCACGTGAAGACTGTGCATGGACCTGAGGCCCACATTACTAAGAAGCATAGAGGGGACACAGGCCCACGGCTGTCAGGCTCAGCTTTGACCCCCGGAGGAACCGGTACTGAATTACTGCTGGAGAAAGAGGAGAAGCACCGAGAGGACTGCAAACTTATGGCTCCTGATATTGCTCTG AAATCCCAGCCAAGCCCTGGCGGTCAGTCGTCCTGCAGCAGCGAACGCTCCCCACTGGGCAGCACCAACAACAATGACAGTGGGGTGGAGATGAACCTGAACGCGGCCGGCAGCCTGGAAGATCTCACAGCTCTGGAGGATGGAGTCGCACCCGCAGCAGGTGGAGGCGAAGGGCTAGGAAGCGCGGGGGGAACGATGGGGATGTCGGCTCAGGCCCTGAAGAGACTGGAGAACCTGAAAATTGACAAGCTGAAGCAAATCCGAAGGCCGAATCCCCCCAGCCGTTGTCTTCCCAACAAGCTTCCCGCACTCCCGT GTTCAGCTGATACGATGGGAATGTGTGCATCTTCTTCACTCCTATCAAATCGCCGTGTTATGGAGCTATCCAACCACGACATGGGAGGCGGGACTTCAGTTACCGCCAATGCGAGTGACAGAAGAGGAAGTGGGACCAGCAGCCTTAGCTCCGCTTACACAGTCAGCCGTCGTTCCTCTATGGTGTCCCCCTACTTGTCCAGTCGGCGTTCCAGTGATGTTTCCCAGTTGGGTGGAGCAGCAAGCGGAGGGGGACACCTTTTGGCCCAAGATCAGAGCGCAGGTGATCCCCTTTCTCCTGAGACCAGTCGGCGAGGAGGTCCCTGTCCGGGAAGTGGAGGAGGAGCGTTGCCAGGTCTTTCTACTCTAACACCCGCCCAGCAGTACAGTCTAAAGGCCAAGTATGCTGCAGCGACTGGTGGTCCTCCGCCTACTCCCTTACCTGGCATGGAGCAGCCACTCACTCCAGGGAGAAGAGGAGGTATCATGAGCGACTACCAGGGGCAACCGCTTCCTCCTTTCATTCAGCAAAGCGGTCCACGTCGGCATAGTGCCAACACGGAGTACGGCACTGGTGTCATCTACCCGCACCAAGCTCCTGGCAACAACAACAGGAGAGCCAGCGATCCGGTGCGATCGGCAATGGATCCACAAGCCCCCCCAAAACGTTTCAACAGTCTCAATAACGTATCCATGATGGGGCGAAGAAATGCTCTGCAACATCAGGACCACCGCACCGCTAGCGTGTCTCGCCACATTTATTCCCCTCGACCACCCAGCATTACAGAAAATGTAATGATGGAGGCCATGGGTATGGAGCCTCAGCTGCCCCCTTTAGATGCCAGAAACCAGTCCATGATGATCCCacctggggagggggggttcatGGGATACCAGCAGCAGATTCATGGAGGAGTGGGAGGACCTCTTTCAAATCAGCTCTCTTTAAGCCATGACGCTGTGGGCGGTCCAGACCAAAATTACATGAAGGGGCACTACCAGACCCAAGGAGGGGATGTCGCCTCCAGGGTTGGTGTGAATCCAAGATCTGTTCACCCGGACAGGAATAATACGCTTCTTCAGCAGGCTGAATACGGCATGAGCAACTGCCAGCTCAGCCCCTCGGGCCACCATTACCCACCCTTAGAACAAGGGGGCGGGGCCGCCCAGTGGAACGATGGCCACAATCAGGTCCAAAATTCTCTCCAGCAGTACTCAGATCCTAGCATGCAACCTCAGCAAGTCCACTTCAGTAATCAAACAGGTCTTTACGAGGGGACCCATAAACTCACAATCAAACCCGAGCAACAGTTCCACCCCGGCATGGGGGGCGGGGATGCATGTCAGAGTGCGAAACTACAACAACAACGACTCCTTCTCCAGCAGGGTTACCCCCAACAGACGGGCCGGGCTATGATGAGGAACTCCAGCTGCGACTTTCAAGGACAGAACCAAAACTCCTTTTCCAGTGGTGGAGGACTGAGTTTGGGTTGTGCTGGTACTGCTCTGGCTGAGGGGCAGAGGTCAGAAACCCCCATGATGCAGGTCAAGGAGATGATGGTGAGGAACTACGTGGAGTCCCAGCAAGCGCTCATGTGGGAGCAACAACAAGAACAGCAGCAGAGTAGAATAAAAGCACCTTCAATTTCGGACATGACTGGCCAGGCAGCCATGATGCAACACAGTCCTCAGCACCAAAACCAGAATCTTTACCCCAACCAGCAATACGCTGCCTACCCCAAACAGAACATGGTCATGAGCCCACCGGCCCCCAGTCGAGGACCcaattcagctacaccaaaagaACAGCAGATGATGGGGCTCCAAGATTCCTGCTATGGTCAGGAAGTGGTTGTCCCCAgaccccctcaaggacggaaaCCCCTCAGTCGCCAGAACAGTATGTCACAAGTAGGAGGCGGGTACATGGGAAGTCCACAGCAGCTTAGCCCTGCCCATTCCAATTCCAGCCCCAGAAGAGGGGTCCGGCTGCCTCCAGTCCAGCAACCACAACATGAAATGTTCTCCCCTTCTAATAACAACATCTACTACTCCGCCCACATCCACATGGATACCCAGAATGGACCCTGTCTCCCTCAGCAACACAACTTGGGCTCCACTCTAGACCCACCAACTGGCACAAAGCCTGCCCCCTTGGCTTCCTATTCAGAATCCGTCCCCATTCCCAACGCCTTAGAAAACCTGGACCTGGACAACGCTCGCATAGACTTTACCTCCATTATTGATGATGCCGAGCCCTCGCCGTTCAGTCCGCTCAACCATCCCATTCAGGGTCAGCCGCGATCTTCCTCCCAGGCGTCATCCCGTCTCACAACTCCGCAGACATCGGTCAGCTTGTCCAACATGGCAGTGGGTGACATGACGTCCATGTTGACCTCGTTGGCTGGGGAAAATAAGTACCTGAACACTTTATCGTAG